One segment of Thioflexithrix psekupsensis DNA contains the following:
- a CDS encoding archaeosortase/exosortase family protein — translation MVGYFLVFSILSIIGLNILKLEEFAPFSDQFSLILATITGYIMQLFDSQIVLDKAILRHSVSNFAIEVTEACTAFSVSWLYLSSILAYPWFNFAKKAFFIALGLFLIQVINVLRLISLIYFGHWFEFETFDIFHSYFWPILLNVLILMLFAWVLLTQTKPVSFPSSDPATAV, via the coding sequence GTGGTGGGTTATTTCTTGGTTTTTTCGATTCTGTCAATTATTGGTTTAAATATATTAAAATTGGAAGAATTTGCTCCATTTTCAGATCAATTTAGCCTCATTTTGGCGACCATTACGGGCTATATTATGCAATTATTTGACAGCCAAATTGTGCTGGATAAAGCCATATTAAGACATTCTGTGTCTAATTTTGCCATAGAAGTCACGGAAGCCTGTACGGCGTTTTCTGTGTCTTGGTTATATTTGTCGAGTATTTTGGCTTATCCGTGGTTTAATTTTGCTAAAAAAGCCTTTTTTATTGCATTGGGATTATTCTTGATTCAAGTGATTAATGTGTTGCGTTTAATCTCTTTAATTTATTTTGGACATTGGTTTGAATTTGAAACATTTGATATATTCCATTCTTATTTCTGGCCGATTTTATTAAATGTATTAATATTAATGTTGTTCGCATGGGTTTTATTAACTCAAACTAAGCCTGTTTCTTTCCCTTCTTCTGATCCAGCTACGGCGGTGTAA
- the lipB gene encoding lipoyl(octanoyl) transferase LipB — translation MDTVFIRDFGLCFYAETYHAMQQFTAQRDENTPDELWLVQHPAVYTLGQAGRVEHIIKPHDIPVFFCDRGGQVTYHAPGQLVVYVLMDLKRRPQWGVKTLVTALEQAIIDFLALYSLTANRRDHAPGVYVNEEKIASLGLRIRRGCSYHGLSLNIAMDLTPFSWINPCGYADLKMTQLVDLGVKKEFSALSQEFLDCLLSALDYRNHHWLNTIEE, via the coding sequence ATAGATACCGTATTTATTCGAGATTTTGGCTTGTGTTTTTATGCGGAAACTTATCACGCCATGCAGCAGTTTACTGCACAACGGGACGAGAATACGCCTGATGAATTGTGGCTGGTGCAACATCCCGCAGTTTATACTTTGGGACAGGCGGGACGAGTTGAACACATTATTAAACCCCATGATATTCCTGTCTTTTTTTGTGATCGGGGTGGGCAAGTGACTTATCACGCGCCGGGTCAATTGGTGGTTTATGTGTTAATGGATTTAAAACGCCGTCCCCAATGGGGCGTTAAGACATTAGTCACGGCATTAGAGCAGGCAATTATTGATTTTTTAGCCCTTTATTCTTTGACTGCAAATCGTCGAGATCATGCCCCTGGGGTCTATGTGAATGAAGAAAAAATTGCCTCTTTAGGCTTACGCATTCGTCGTGGTTGCAGCTATCATGGATTAAGTTTAAATATCGCTATGGATTTAACGCCATTTTCATGGATTAATCCTTGTGGTTATGCTGATTTAAAAATGACGCAATTGGTAGATTTAGGGGTTAAAAAAGAATTCTCTGCATTAAGCCAAGAATTTTTAGATTGCTTATTGTCTGCTTTAGACTATAGAAATCATCACTGGTTAAATACCATTGAGGAGTGA
- a CDS encoding glycosyltransferase, with protein MPNKSPIANPIHLHRKPANAPTIAIIVRTLNRPHLLQRALRSLAEQKRLPDEVIVVNDGGESVAKIVANYRTLNLQLIENETSQGRANAGNQGVAACHSDFIGFLDDDDCYLTDHLLRLEKCLLNFDAQVAYSGCKLVQRDALGEDKEGILQTKVIGEYNDAFDPQRLYYENYIPLINLLISRELWQRLNGFDPNFDVFEDWDMLLRLSQLTRFYHLNRLTTEYAVWGRQQITQRTAASEWFDAYARMLQKHILSLSPEKQLKLLTHYWIISQERRGIVGQNQRELENLKIDLIRQQETVAHARQQQAQIEHDRSQYQTQIEQWQRETQIARQQIVAIQTQYENLNTQLLQERQRFELQHQAERDHFQQQHQALQKQLQDERQQFELQRQNEQEQFQQQYREWQAQLLKERQGFELEKHKIISTQQKTQSIAEKTHKEQLSDLQEKWLSLHNQYQTLQQHYHVEYQRNETLQSALHEMARRNAVGVSKDTLTKLTITPENAYALATQTGGVIDDYLRLLNWVRERANESLQNTTQLKQMLQMALEQLQTNFQPIDQQLQHLLNLLSASRWPQVRRYVPLAQHIRDLTTQSVTTLRHQLDADLAIKTSHLLTSTLPKELAAFIPEPRPLSILYPTFACVAGSNQTPRFMEVVESLGTTPFALTQENVLVFTTHCHLDNFFRIDILFATYMRINSCQVRVIIRELGQNNPLRVVYLDGMKLLDNRFYAVEFEPIADSADKTYQIELDSPDAFAEATVAVWCHERAAVLPKITHLSQESLPAPLPFWLQQGILDDIPLFHQEQSHPDYLFIVQNISSNITPLHLQVYLKRLERILATAHRTANLLLMGSANYQLIQFCQAHHLKLIPDQSWCHSAPELAKKTTANWLIYLNIQAIPATDRLLISAESLMTEKTALIVPLEQHSSGQIRAGYASLLREGSIQHTPCGQAVDHPYHGYRRQLKAAGCDLLMIRRSILSEIDFSIITQYHTTLYQITEFIWQLLSRSWFSYYQGHIVYINDTSALNIAQNDYEQDNRLFYGRWQNDLTHSIPAFADHLGTLFNIERRPTVLVIDATLPMFDEDSGSLRIYTLLQIWTQLGYRITFLPDNLDTNPKYRVALENLGIEVFCGQYGLADAIAHRHYDFAFICRVAEGHRYIPFIRLVSEQTCIFYDTVDIHYIRERRQAEIENNPKLALMAEQTRRKELSNCLLADCVITVTEDDGQHLRQELPQLPYAVLPNVHVQQPEAKTTFEQRNGLVFIGNYNHQPNEDGMLAFMDEVMPIIQETLAGVKLHLIGSHLKPSLKALASDIVDVIGWVDEVAPEFEKRRVFVSYLRYGAGMKGKLGQALSLGLPVVTTRIGAEGMGLIHEKTALIADDPAEFAACVLRLYQNEALWQTLATNGRDHIEKTYGMTAVKARLQDLLRQFPPKRPPHPIALPPRPADEQWQLAAQLLNAQETPLTAIIPYGDTPIALTRHQRLKTVFKPTEGHVYSVRLRVGTYGRVNACHLSLELGALKWRVNTEHWKDNDWVTLDLPEPLFITAGESLSLTLFSEDATDQAYIAIWAMLKPPPFVSQFTLQSLHLREWDAPPQVSIVIPVFNKVLYTYNCLLTLQLYDNHINREVIIINNASSDETAEFLAELTGNFRVINNTDNKGFVEACRQGAELARGEFVLFLNNDTQVTPNWLSRLLSLINSDPKIGIVGSKLVYPNGLLQEAGGIIFNDASGWNYGRMQDPTDPRFNRIRPVDYCSGASLMIRKSLWQKIGGFDLRYAPAYYEDTDLCLSTWVAGYSVMYCPESVVIHHEGITAGTDVNSGYKAYQTINRQKFYDKWQTILAQQLPPPPQISPESAAWRLAKLGTFPTPREKIRATHFFAQGSAIDCWSYLNLRQTEQQLLNLKAMDFNTIILVIPWTGFQPNINPVEFYEEYWESLAVLLTQAKNIGLQVILRIGFAFDHGVDIKTSMLTRSLHFMTDELIQKAWTLFLTRLWSMVKSELHVLGGFITWEDFQLFSHAIGGIVVSDQERLDYAKFSGYQDYLEQHYSLEEINAKYQAHFTHLSEVPIPLHRTPAQELYLTYCDMMLQKIFTIGRAAFPPLTMEVRVDCELMNNHDDYFCHYPLFDVDGDTHFTMLYYSISWGAHNQGEMIGAKLALERLQHLINTVRKHTQNTLFFDQFNFIDNTPGFEKNAQFDAQALPDFLHYAAKILREQTMGYSLWTVQDKRINLLRNGLFERHYSCWELKRGIVIFDETLQAHAAQLQADGQLSQHVPINHELVTWPEKPFTLLFQVRAASHALELTVKLTRPNSERETWQQSIHLNNVTDWQTVTLSVPDFLMGDTLIVENHSDNNVFLTGFYLYQICQEHGVLDVNGQPKSFYDAFVAFNHAIR; from the coding sequence ATGCCAAACAAAAGCCCTATTGCTAACCCCATTCATTTACATCGTAAACCTGCAAATGCACCGACAATTGCGATTATTGTGCGGACATTAAATCGGCCGCATTTACTACAGCGGGCTTTGCGTAGTTTAGCCGAACAAAAACGTTTACCTGATGAAGTGATTGTGGTGAATGATGGCGGAGAATCTGTGGCAAAAATTGTGGCGAATTATCGCACTTTAAATCTGCAATTAATCGAGAATGAAACCAGCCAAGGCCGTGCTAATGCAGGCAATCAAGGGGTAGCGGCTTGTCACAGTGATTTTATTGGTTTTTTAGACGATGATGATTGTTATTTAACCGATCATTTATTGCGTTTAGAAAAATGCCTATTAAATTTTGATGCACAAGTGGCTTATTCGGGTTGTAAATTGGTGCAAAGAGATGCTTTAGGAGAAGATAAAGAAGGTATTTTACAAACCAAAGTTATTGGCGAATATAACGACGCTTTTGATCCGCAACGTTTATATTATGAAAATTATATTCCCTTAATTAATCTGCTCATTTCGCGGGAATTATGGCAGCGGTTAAATGGTTTTGATCCGAATTTTGATGTGTTTGAAGATTGGGATATGTTATTGCGTTTATCGCAACTCACTCGTTTTTATCATTTAAATCGTTTAACCACAGAATATGCGGTGTGGGGTCGCCAGCAAATCACCCAACGCACGGCAGCATCGGAATGGTTTGATGCTTATGCGCGCATGTTGCAAAAACATATTTTATCTTTATCGCCCGAAAAACAACTTAAATTACTCACCCATTATTGGATTATTAGCCAAGAGCGGCGAGGTATTGTTGGTCAAAATCAACGCGAATTAGAAAACCTAAAAATAGACTTAATTCGCCAACAAGAAACCGTCGCCCATGCCCGACAACAGCAAGCGCAAATAGAACATGATCGCAGCCAATATCAAACCCAAATTGAACAATGGCAACGAGAGACCCAAATTGCTCGCCAACAAATCGTGGCCATTCAAACGCAATATGAGAATCTAAATACCCAATTATTGCAAGAACGGCAGCGGTTTGAATTGCAGCATCAGGCAGAACGCGATCATTTTCAACAGCAACATCAAGCATTGCAAAAACAATTGCAAGATGAGCGGCAACAATTTGAATTGCAACGGCAAAATGAACAGGAGCAGTTTCAACAACAATATCGGGAATGGCAAGCACAGTTGTTGAAAGAACGGCAGGGGTTTGAGTTGGAAAAACACAAGATTATTTCTACTCAACAGAAAACCCAATCTATTGCCGAAAAAACGCATAAAGAACAATTAAGCGATTTGCAAGAAAAGTGGTTGTCATTACACAATCAATATCAGACTTTGCAACAGCATTATCACGTGGAATATCAACGTAATGAAACTTTGCAATCGGCTTTGCATGAAATGGCACGTCGTAACGCCGTTGGAGTGAGTAAAGATACGCTAACAAAATTAACAATTACTCCAGAAAATGCCTACGCCTTAGCAACGCAAACAGGTGGGGTTATTGATGACTATTTGCGTCTGTTAAATTGGGTTCGAGAAAGAGCCAATGAATCGCTGCAAAATACCACCCAATTAAAACAAATGCTACAAATGGCATTGGAACAATTACAAACCAATTTCCAGCCCATTGATCAGCAATTACAACATCTATTAAATTTATTATCGGCTTCACGTTGGCCACAAGTGCGCCGCTATGTTCCTTTGGCGCAGCATATTCGTGATTTAACGACACAATCCGTCACCACATTACGGCATCAATTAGATGCTGATTTAGCGATTAAAACAAGCCATTTATTAACTTCTACTTTACCCAAAGAATTAGCTGCTTTTATTCCAGAACCGCGCCCTCTTTCTATTTTGTATCCAACTTTTGCTTGTGTTGCAGGTTCAAATCAAACCCCGCGTTTTATGGAAGTGGTAGAATCTTTAGGCACAACGCCTTTTGCTTTAACGCAAGAAAATGTTTTAGTTTTTACCACGCACTGTCATTTAGATAATTTTTTTCGCATTGATATTTTATTCGCCACTTATATGCGAATTAATTCTTGTCAGGTGCGGGTTATTATTCGTGAATTAGGACAAAACAATCCGCTTCGAGTTGTCTATTTAGATGGAATGAAGTTACTGGATAATCGCTTTTATGCCGTAGAATTTGAACCGATTGCAGATTCCGCCGATAAAACTTATCAGATTGAATTAGACTCTCCAGATGCGTTTGCTGAAGCGACCGTTGCCGTTTGGTGTCATGAACGTGCCGCCGTTTTGCCAAAAATAACGCATTTATCTCAAGAATCTTTACCCGCACCCTTACCGTTTTGGTTACAACAAGGAATATTAGATGATATTCCCTTATTTCATCAGGAACAAAGCCATCCTGATTATTTGTTTATTGTGCAAAATATAAGCAGCAACATTACTCCCTTACATTTACAAGTTTATTTAAAACGTTTAGAACGAATTTTAGCCACCGCACACCGCACCGCTAATCTATTACTTATGGGTTCAGCGAATTATCAGTTAATTCAATTTTGCCAAGCGCATCATTTAAAATTAATTCCAGATCAATCTTGGTGTCATAGCGCACCTGAATTAGCGAAAAAAACAACGGCTAATTGGCTTATTTACTTGAATATTCAAGCGATTCCAGCCACTGATCGCTTGCTTATTTCCGCAGAATCGTTAATGACAGAAAAAACCGCATTAATTGTTCCATTAGAACAACACAGCAGTGGACAAATTCGTGCAGGTTATGCTTCTTTATTACGGGAAGGCAGTATTCAACATACGCCTTGTGGACAAGCCGTTGATCACCCTTATCATGGTTATCGAAGACAATTAAAAGCCGCGGGTTGTGATTTACTGATGATTCGCCGATCCATATTGTCTGAGATAGATTTTTCTATCATTACTCAATACCATACCACTTTATATCAAATTACCGAGTTTATTTGGCAATTATTAAGTCGTTCTTGGTTCAGTTATTATCAGGGACATATCGTTTATATTAACGATACATCTGCATTAAATATTGCACAAAATGATTATGAACAAGATAATCGTTTATTTTATGGCCGTTGGCAAAATGATTTAACCCATTCTATTCCTGCTTTTGCGGATCATTTAGGTACTTTATTTAATATTGAACGCCGTCCCACCGTCCTCGTCATTGATGCCACATTACCGATGTTTGATGAAGATTCGGGATCGTTGCGCATTTATACTTTATTGCAAATTTGGACACAATTGGGTTATCGAATTACTTTCTTGCCTGATAATTTAGATACTAATCCTAAATATCGCGTGGCATTAGAAAATTTAGGAATAGAAGTTTTTTGTGGGCAATATGGTCTTGCTGATGCCATCGCACATCGGCATTATGATTTTGCTTTTATTTGTCGCGTAGCAGAAGGGCATCGTTATATTCCTTTTATTCGCTTAGTTTCTGAGCAGACTTGCATTTTTTATGACACGGTAGATATTCATTATATTCGTGAACGTCGTCAGGCTGAAATTGAAAATAATCCAAAATTAGCTTTAATGGCAGAACAAACTCGCCGTAAAGAATTGTCTAATTGTTTATTAGCCGATTGTGTAATTACTGTCACAGAAGATGATGGGCAGCATTTGCGTCAAGAATTGCCACAATTGCCTTATGCCGTTTTGCCGAATGTTCATGTTCAACAACCCGAAGCAAAAACTACTTTTGAACAAAGAAATGGTTTAGTTTTTATTGGCAATTATAATCACCAACCCAATGAAGATGGCATGTTGGCTTTTATGGATGAAGTCATGCCTATTATTCAAGAGACATTAGCAGGGGTAAAATTGCATTTAATTGGCAGCCATTTAAAACCCAGTTTAAAAGCCCTTGCCAGCGATATTGTTGATGTGATTGGTTGGGTGGATGAAGTGGCTCCAGAATTTGAGAAACGGCGCGTTTTTGTGTCTTATTTGCGCTACGGCGCAGGCATGAAAGGCAAACTTGGCCAAGCCTTGTCGCTGGGATTGCCTGTGGTCACGACACGCATTGGTGCAGAAGGAATGGGCTTAATTCACGAAAAAACAGCATTAATTGCCGATGATCCAGCCGAATTTGCCGCTTGCGTGCTGCGTTTGTACCAAAATGAGGCACTTTGGCAGACTTTAGCCACCAATGGCCGCGATCATATTGAAAAAACCTATGGAATGACTGCCGTTAAAGCACGTTTACAGGATTTATTGCGACAATTTCCCCCAAAACGCCCCCCACATCCCATTGCATTACCGCCACGCCCTGCGGATGAACAGTGGCAATTGGCCGCGCAGTTGTTAAACGCGCAGGAAACGCCGCTCACAGCGATAATTCCCTATGGCGATACCCCCATAGCCTTGACCCGTCATCAACGCCTTAAAACCGTTTTTAAGCCCACAGAAGGGCATGTTTACAGTGTACGTCTGCGCGTTGGCACGTATGGGCGAGTTAATGCTTGTCATTTATCGCTGGAATTAGGTGCGCTAAAATGGCGTGTCAATACCGAACATTGGAAAGATAATGATTGGGTGACTTTAGACTTGCCTGAACCCTTGTTTATTACGGCCGGAGAATCGCTGTCATTAACCCTATTTAGTGAAGATGCCACGGATCAGGCTTATATTGCCATTTGGGCGATGTTAAAACCACCGCCATTCGTGTCGCAATTCACTTTACAATCGTTGCATTTAAGAGAATGGGATGCGCCGCCGCAAGTCAGTATTGTGATTCCTGTATTTAATAAAGTTTTATATACTTATAATTGCTTATTAACATTACAGCTTTACGATAATCATATTAATCGAGAAGTGATTATTATTAATAACGCTTCTTCTGATGAAACGGCGGAATTTTTAGCCGAATTAACAGGCAATTTCCGCGTGATTAATAACACGGATAATAAAGGTTTTGTTGAAGCCTGTCGTCAAGGGGCGGAATTGGCACGAGGAGAATTCGTGTTATTTCTCAATAATGACACGCAAGTGACTCCGAATTGGTTAAGCCGTTTATTATCGCTGATTAACAGCGATCCGAAAATTGGCATTGTCGGTTCTAAATTGGTTTATCCCAATGGTTTATTACAAGAAGCAGGCGGCATTATTTTTAATGATGCCAGCGGTTGGAATTATGGGCGAATGCAAGACCCTACAGACCCGCGTTTTAATCGGATACGCCCTGTTGATTATTGTTCAGGTGCGAGCTTGATGATTCGCAAATCATTATGGCAAAAGATAGGTGGTTTTGATTTGCGTTATGCGCCTGCTTATTATGAAGATACGGATTTGTGTCTTTCCACTTGGGTAGCGGGTTATTCTGTTATGTATTGTCCAGAATCAGTGGTGATTCATCATGAGGGAATTACCGCAGGCACGGATGTCAACAGTGGTTATAAAGCTTATCAGACTATTAATCGTCAAAAATTCTATGACAAATGGCAAACTATTTTAGCCCAACAATTGCCGCCTCCGCCACAAATTTCACCAGAATCAGCCGCTTGGCGTTTGGCAAAATTAGGTACATTTCCAACGCCACGTGAGAAAATTAGAGCCACTCATTTCTTCGCTCAAGGCAGTGCGATTGATTGTTGGAGTTATTTAAACTTACGCCAAACAGAACAACAATTGCTTAATTTAAAAGCAATGGATTTTAACACCATTATTTTAGTCATTCCTTGGACGGGATTTCAACCCAACATTAATCCTGTTGAATTCTATGAAGAGTATTGGGAATCTTTAGCGGTTTTATTAACGCAAGCAAAAAATATCGGTTTGCAGGTTATTTTAAGAATTGGTTTTGCTTTTGATCATGGAGTTGACATTAAAACGTCTATGCTCACTCGTTCTTTACATTTTATGACGGATGAATTAATACAAAAAGCATGGACTTTATTTTTAACTCGTTTATGGTCAATGGTAAAGTCTGAATTGCATGTTTTAGGTGGTTTTATTACGTGGGAAGATTTCCAATTATTTTCTCATGCGATTGGTGGAATTGTGGTGTCGGATCAAGAGCGATTAGATTATGCCAAATTCAGTGGTTATCAAGATTATTTAGAGCAGCATTATTCGCTAGAAGAAATTAATGCCAAATATCAGGCGCATTTCACTCATTTATCCGAAGTGCCTATTCCTTTACATCGCACGCCTGCACAAGAATTATATTTAACTTATTGCGATATGATGTTGCAAAAAATATTTACCATAGGGCGGGCTGCATTTCCACCTTTAACGATGGAAGTGCGCGTGGATTGTGAATTGATGAATAATCATGATGATTATTTCTGTCATTATCCTTTATTTGATGTCGATGGCGATACTCATTTTACCATGCTTTATTATTCGATCTCTTGGGGCGCACATAATCAGGGAGAAATGATTGGCGCAAAGCTCGCATTAGAGCGGTTACAACACCTGATCAATACCGTACGCAAACACACGCAAAATACACTTTTCTTTGACCAGTTTAATTTTATTGACAATACCCCTGGTTTTGAGAAAAATGCGCAATTTGATGCGCAAGCCTTGCCTGATTTCTTACATTATGCGGCTAAAATTTTACGTGAACAAACAATGGGTTATAGTTTGTGGACAGTGCAAGATAAACGCATTAATTTATTACGTAATGGTTTATTTGAGCGACATTATTCGTGTTGGGAATTGAAGCGTGGAATAGTGATATTTGATGAAACATTACAAGCCCATGCCGCGCAATTACAAGCGGATGGCCAATTGTCACAACACGTTCCCATTAATCATGAATTAGTGACTTGGCCAGAGAAACCTTTTACGCTGTTATTTCAAGTTCGTGCTGCATCTCATGCGCTGGAATTAACGGTTAAATTAACCCGTCCTAATAGCGAACGAGAAACATGGCAACAATCCATTCATTTAAACAATGTTACAGATTGGCAAACGGTGACTTTATCCGTGCCAGATTTCTTAATGGGGGATACTTTAATTGTCGAAAATCACAGCGATAATAACGTGTTTTTAACAGGATTTTATTTATATCAAATTTGTCAAGAACATGGTGTTTTAGATGTAAATGGCCAGCCTAAATCATTTTATGATGCTTTTGTGGCTTTTAATCATGCGATTCGATAA
- a CDS encoding GumC family protein has translation MTTSVSATASASASIAMGRFQPLASLKRRKRLAAFVVFIGWVIAFIIAINLPKAYYVAYGTILVTPKAETNLERGDELRGQDYNRYVSQQRHLLKRYDVLQETLQTPAARRLWFKKDEDGNVESEEKALKRLQSALDLSSKPANHPFITISLQKENPAGADVILNILLDIYLRKSQEETIYDSDGRIAELNRVHQEFQSLIEVRRTRRLQIAQELGVTTFQEGSLNPYDSILIEMETAYKQARRNRVQAQAQLDALQQGQQGTLTLEALVRELVAADSTLTTLTTRLLERRSLLTSEMVGMTPENPSYQRLQREVDKLDIELADAETRLYREIKERILAQRRAAIYEARQIENSLAEEINQQRREATRYASLYNEALDINKDIDRAFKQLDRINGRIEALMIESSAPGFVRIYAYARPPEIPQGGGRKKALLVLMALGLLLGLSLPTLIDLLDRRLHTINEVNKVLGFPPLAWVLERESREHEALIFDQLRRLAMALYRDRQQHDTFYFALTSVKPDGGATTLTLELAHRLSELGARTLALELNAFKPDTRYHDPLSRKKEGLADVLAKPDWTPEQIERLIIPETSEMPARLSVGNVADRHLITYGRLPALLSHLNQLYDVILLDTPPILLSADTELLGELGAGILLVIEAGQIYPHELKRAVSLLERLDPPVVAAIFNRVKTIHGSDYFSNLMTEYQTGDKQKPSWVKRLLWNN, from the coding sequence ATGACAACATCGGTTTCTGCCACAGCTTCTGCATCAGCTTCCATTGCGATGGGAAGATTCCAACCTTTAGCCAGTTTAAAACGTCGCAAGCGATTAGCGGCGTTTGTGGTTTTTATCGGTTGGGTTATTGCATTTATTATTGCCATCAATTTACCTAAGGCTTATTATGTGGCTTATGGTACGATTTTGGTGACTCCTAAAGCAGAAACGAATTTAGAACGCGGAGATGAATTGCGTGGCCAAGATTATAACCGTTATGTCAGCCAACAACGCCATTTATTAAAACGTTATGACGTGTTGCAAGAAACATTGCAAACGCCAGCCGCACGGCGATTGTGGTTTAAAAAAGATGAAGATGGCAATGTAGAATCAGAAGAAAAAGCCTTAAAACGTCTGCAAAGTGCCTTAGATTTAAGCAGTAAGCCTGCGAATCATCCGTTTATTACGATTTCCTTACAAAAAGAAAATCCAGCAGGGGCTGATGTGATTTTAAATATTTTATTAGATATTTATCTTCGCAAATCACAAGAAGAAACGATTTATGATAGCGATGGTCGAATTGCTGAATTAAATCGAGTGCATCAAGAATTCCAAAGTTTAATTGAAGTGCGTCGAACCAGACGATTGCAAATTGCCCAAGAATTAGGAGTCACCACTTTTCAAGAAGGCAGTTTAAATCCTTACGACAGTATTTTAATTGAAATGGAAACGGCTTATAAACAAGCGCGTCGAAATCGGGTGCAAGCCCAAGCACAATTGGATGCTTTACAGCAAGGACAGCAAGGCACTTTAACTTTAGAGGCATTGGTGCGAGAATTGGTGGCAGCCGATTCAACGCTCACCACGTTAACCACGCGCTTATTAGAACGTCGCAGTTTATTAACCAGCGAAATGGTAGGAATGACTCCAGAAAATCCTTCTTATCAACGTTTGCAGCGTGAAGTCGATAAATTAGATATAGAATTAGCCGATGCCGAAACGCGCTTGTATCGAGAAATTAAAGAACGCATTTTAGCCCAACGCCGTGCGGCGATTTATGAAGCCCGTCAAATTGAGAATTCACTCGCCGAAGAAATCAATCAACAACGTCGTGAAGCCACTCGTTATGCCAGTTTATATAACGAGGCCTTAGATATTAATAAAGATATTGATCGTGCATTTAAGCAATTAGATCGTATTAATGGTCGAATTGAAGCCTTAATGATTGAATCCAGTGCGCCGGGGTTTGTGCGTATTTATGCTTATGCACGTCCTCCCGAAATTCCGCAAGGCGGAGGACGTAAAAAAGCATTATTAGTATTAATGGCTTTGGGGTTATTGTTAGGGTTAAGTTTACCGACATTAATTGACTTATTAGATCGTCGTTTGCATACAATTAATGAAGTGAATAAAGTTTTAGGATTTCCTCCCTTGGCGTGGGTATTAGAACGAGAAAGTCGAGAACATGAAGCGTTAATTTTTGATCAATTGCGTCGTTTAGCGATGGCGTTATATCGAGATCGACAGCAGCATGACACATTTTATTTTGCATTAACCTCAGTAAAACCCGATGGTGGCGCGACCACATTAACTTTAGAATTAGCCCATCGTTTAAGCGAATTGGGGGCGAGAACATTGGCTTTAGAATTAAATGCGTTTAAACCCGATACACGCTATCACGATCCCCTATCGCGTAAAAAAGAAGGCTTGGCTGACGTGTTAGCGAAACCTGATTGGACTCCAGAACAGATTGAACGATTAATTATTCCAGAAACGTCTGAAATGCCTGCGCGTTTATCAGTGGGAAATGTTGCAGATCGCCATCTAATTACCTATGGTCGATTACCAGCTTTATTAAGCCATTTAAATCAGCTTTACGATGTCATTTTACTGGATACTCCCCCCATCTTATTATCTGCTGATACGGAATTATTAGGTGAATTGGGTGCAGGAATTTTATTAGTGATCGAAGCAGGACAAATTTATCCGCATGAATTAAAACGTGCTGTCAGTTTATTAGAACGTTTAGACCCGCCTGTGGTTGCGGCCATATTTAACCGCGTTAAAACCATTCATGGTAGCGATTATTTTTCCAATCTCATGACCGAATATCAAACAGGCGATAAACAAAAACCCAGTTGGGTTAAAAGACTGCTGTGGAATAATTAA